The following proteins are encoded in a genomic region of Haloarcula salinisoli:
- a CDS encoding carboxylate--amine ligase: MMPDSDPDAYRTLVLDADSQAGLCVVRSLGKRGVPVTAASDTDRSLGALSRYSESAVTHHPPAEAPDAFVDQLVDVLAAGDYFAVIPVNDATTKVVAQRKARLEATGTTVGVPDWDRAKLAYDKAQTFELAESLSVPTPATHAPDSLADVERLADDLAYPVVVKSRSKYVDDPAGRLHLHRVGDDSYADGPGELVATYRDVLARNDHLDAVPPLVQAYVPGETTTTVGVAEDGEFRAWFQERRLRTTPHSGGNSTVITGMRDTRMRDHAAEVVDALEWTGPIQVEFMHTPDDEYYLIEVNGRYWGSVPLAVDSGVDVPWLHLCQLDGHTPTNPPVYRDDVIHQRLLYGDIKWLAERLSDGHPLAAARFLAAFGYARPVFLRSEDPLPSAVAPLQWFGQRAQKVYEEVREALVSGGEDESEAREEPERVATVSDD; encoded by the coding sequence ATGATGCCCGACAGTGACCCGGACGCGTATCGGACACTCGTACTGGACGCGGACAGCCAGGCCGGCCTCTGTGTGGTCCGGTCGCTCGGGAAGCGAGGCGTCCCCGTGACCGCCGCGAGCGACACCGACCGCTCGCTCGGGGCCCTCTCGCGGTACTCCGAGAGCGCAGTCACTCATCACCCGCCCGCCGAGGCGCCGGACGCGTTCGTCGACCAGCTGGTCGATGTCCTCGCGGCGGGCGACTACTTCGCCGTCATCCCCGTGAACGACGCGACGACCAAGGTGGTCGCTCAGCGAAAAGCGCGGCTCGAAGCCACGGGGACGACCGTCGGCGTCCCCGACTGGGACCGGGCGAAGCTGGCCTACGACAAGGCCCAGACTTTCGAGCTCGCCGAATCGCTGTCGGTGCCGACCCCGGCCACCCACGCCCCTGACTCGCTTGCCGACGTGGAACGGCTCGCCGACGACCTCGCCTATCCCGTCGTCGTCAAATCCCGGAGCAAGTACGTCGACGACCCGGCGGGGCGGCTCCACCTCCACCGCGTCGGCGACGACAGTTACGCCGACGGGCCGGGCGAGCTCGTCGCGACCTACCGCGACGTCCTCGCGAGAAACGACCACCTCGACGCCGTCCCGCCGCTCGTCCAGGCGTACGTCCCCGGCGAGACGACCACCACCGTCGGTGTGGCCGAGGACGGCGAGTTCCGGGCCTGGTTCCAGGAGCGCCGACTCAGAACCACCCCACACAGCGGCGGCAACTCGACGGTCATCACCGGGATGCGTGACACGCGGATGCGCGACCACGCCGCCGAGGTCGTCGACGCCCTGGAGTGGACCGGCCCCATCCAGGTCGAGTTCATGCACACCCCCGACGACGAGTACTACCTCATCGAAGTCAACGGCCGCTACTGGGGGTCGGTCCCGCTGGCCGTCGACTCCGGCGTCGACGTCCCGTGGCTCCACCTCTGCCAGCTCGACGGGCACACCCCGACGAATCCGCCGGTGTACCGTGACGACGTGATTCACCAGCGCCTGCTCTACGGCGACATCAAGTGGCTCGCCGAACGGCTTTCGGATGGCCACCCCCTCGCCGCCGCCCGGTTCCTCGCCGCCTTCGGCTACGCCAGACCGGTGTTCCTGCGCAGCGAGGACCCGCTCCCGAGTGCCGTGGCGCCACTGCAGTGGTTCGGACAGCGGGCGCAGAAGGTCTACGAGGAAGTGCGGGAAGCACTGGTGTCGGGGGGAGAGGATGAGTCAGAGGCGCGGGAGGAACCGGAGCGGGTGGCGACTGTCTCGGACGACTGA
- a CDS encoding zinc-dependent alcohol dehydrogenase family protein, whose product MQAVLLEAFQEPLSVQEVDRPDVESDGAIAEVVGCGICRSDWHCWQGDWDWFGYRPDPPHILGHEPTGRIVEVGDDVEHLDEGQEVAIPFNFACGSCDLCRNGRENICENHIGLGFMNEAPGAFAEEVHIPNADLNAVPLPEDIDAEAAAGCGCRFMTSFHAMAHRAPVSAGDDVVIHGCGGIGLSAVHIADALGGNVIGVDLMDEKLEKAEALGAVETVNASEVDDPAGEVRAITDGGADVSADALGIATTCQNAVNSLCKGGTHVQIGLTTSEEAGYVELPTDEFVAKEIDFKGSLGLQPSRYSEMLDMIESSKLDPEALVEKTVDIHQVPEELAAMSEYNTLGIPVCTEFSN is encoded by the coding sequence ATGCAAGCCGTACTACTGGAGGCGTTCCAGGAGCCGTTGAGCGTACAGGAGGTCGACCGCCCCGACGTGGAGTCCGACGGCGCCATCGCGGAGGTCGTCGGCTGTGGCATCTGTCGCTCGGACTGGCACTGCTGGCAGGGGGACTGGGACTGGTTTGGCTACCGGCCCGACCCGCCACACATCCTGGGCCACGAACCCACTGGTCGCATCGTCGAAGTGGGCGACGACGTCGAGCATCTCGACGAAGGTCAGGAGGTCGCTATCCCCTTCAACTTCGCCTGTGGGTCGTGTGACCTGTGTCGCAACGGACGCGAGAACATCTGTGAGAATCATATCGGGTTGGGGTTCATGAACGAGGCCCCCGGCGCCTTCGCCGAGGAGGTCCACATCCCCAACGCCGACCTGAACGCGGTCCCGCTACCCGAAGATATCGACGCCGAGGCGGCGGCGGGCTGTGGCTGTCGGTTCATGACCTCGTTCCACGCGATGGCCCACCGCGCGCCGGTCAGCGCCGGCGACGACGTGGTCATCCACGGCTGTGGCGGCATCGGCCTCTCGGCGGTCCACATCGCGGACGCGCTGGGGGGTAACGTCATCGGCGTCGACCTGATGGACGAGAAACTCGAGAAGGCCGAGGCGCTGGGCGCTGTCGAGACGGTCAACGCCAGCGAGGTCGACGACCCGGCCGGAGAGGTCCGGGCGATTACGGACGGCGGCGCGGACGTCTCCGCCGACGCGCTCGGAATCGCCACCACCTGCCAGAACGCGGTGAACTCGCTGTGCAAGGGCGGCACCCACGTGCAAATCGGCCTGACGACGAGCGAGGAAGCCGGCTACGTCGAGCTCCCGACCGACGAGTTCGTGGCCAAGGAGATCGATTTCAAGGGCTCACTCGGGCTCCAGCCATCGCGGTACTCGGAGATGCTCGATATGATAGAGTCGAGCAAGCTCGACCCGGAGGCGCTGGTCGAGAAGACCGTCGACATCCACCAGGTCCCCGAGGAACTGGCCGCGATGAGCGAGTACAACACGCTCGGCATCCCGGTCTGTACCGAGTTCAGTAATTGA
- a CDS encoding DUF106 domain-containing protein — MARTAPKVERLADDGEAMTDALGEVLTVAEEQGTVTWSDVSDDITSGEWGRLIESGLLVDADGEGFVIEDPEAVREALEDTDADPETDDDEGWSQWDKLAALGTVGLFAGYSINSIRDAIGGTIDIALGPLAELLPFYVLILVLAVFTGATSSILQDQMMDMSGMGDHQEKMEEIKERRKKAKERDDEEALERIEQEQMELMTDQLGMFKQQFRPMVWIMLINIPVFLWIYWMVFGPGLAVEAPVITLPIFGEVSSWRDGLVGPMQAWIVWYFLCSLSFTQVIRKALDVQTTPTAS, encoded by the coding sequence ATGGCACGAACCGCGCCGAAAGTAGAGCGACTCGCCGACGACGGTGAAGCGATGACCGACGCGCTCGGCGAGGTGCTGACCGTCGCCGAGGAGCAAGGGACCGTCACCTGGAGCGACGTCAGCGACGACATCACTAGCGGCGAGTGGGGCCGGCTCATCGAGTCCGGCTTGCTGGTCGACGCCGACGGCGAGGGGTTCGTCATCGAGGACCCCGAGGCCGTCCGCGAGGCGCTTGAAGACACCGACGCAGACCCCGAGACAGACGACGACGAGGGGTGGAGCCAGTGGGACAAACTGGCCGCCCTCGGTACTGTGGGGCTGTTCGCCGGCTACTCCATCAACTCCATCCGGGACGCCATCGGCGGGACCATCGACATCGCGCTCGGCCCGCTGGCCGAGTTGCTCCCGTTCTACGTCCTCATCCTCGTGCTGGCCGTCTTCACGGGGGCGACTTCCTCTATCCTGCAGGACCAGATGATGGACATGTCCGGCATGGGCGACCACCAGGAGAAGATGGAGGAGATCAAGGAGCGCCGCAAGAAGGCCAAGGAGCGCGACGACGAGGAGGCGCTCGAACGCATCGAACAGGAGCAGATGGAACTCATGACCGACCAGCTGGGCATGTTCAAACAGCAGTTCCGCCCGATGGTCTGGATTATGCTCATCAACATCCCCGTCTTCCTCTGGATATACTGGATGGTCTTCGGCCCGGGGCTGGCCGTCGAAGCGCCCGTCATCACGCTGCCCATCTTCGGCGAGGTGTCCAGCTGGCGGGACGGGCTCGTCGGCCCGATGCAGGCCTGGATTGTCTGGTACTTCCTGTGCTCGCTGTCCTTTACCCAGGTCATCCGGAAGGCCCTGGACGTCCAGACCACGCCCACCGCTAGCTAA
- a CDS encoding HAD family hydrolase, giving the protein MVTFDAVIFDLDGTLVERTQDTATLYEQTFERAGVEPFAAPGELWAVLDGPPDPADEVGYLGAGFARLAAQHDRQVDAIALADAFVECVDNTQVTFRRAAEEALDAARETAATAVLTNGPESRQAEKVGAVELTERVETVVYAGDMPRRKPHAAPFESTLASLGVPADRALYVGDSLSYDVAGAHNAGLAAAYLDDGDGPDPYSPEYVLESLADLPPILR; this is encoded by the coding sequence ATCGTGACGTTCGACGCCGTCATCTTCGACCTCGATGGAACGCTGGTCGAGCGAACCCAGGACACCGCGACGTTGTACGAGCAGACCTTCGAACGGGCCGGCGTCGAGCCCTTCGCCGCTCCGGGGGAGCTGTGGGCGGTCCTTGACGGCCCGCCGGACCCCGCCGACGAGGTGGGGTATCTCGGCGCCGGCTTCGCCCGACTGGCCGCCCAGCACGACCGCCAGGTCGACGCCATCGCACTGGCCGATGCGTTCGTCGAGTGCGTCGACAACACGCAGGTCACCTTCCGGCGGGCGGCCGAAGAGGCACTCGACGCCGCTCGCGAGACCGCGGCGACGGCCGTCCTCACGAACGGGCCCGAGTCCCGGCAGGCCGAGAAGGTCGGTGCGGTCGAGCTGACCGAACGGGTCGAGACGGTCGTCTACGCCGGCGATATGCCCCGCCGGAAGCCCCACGCCGCACCCTTCGAGTCGACGCTTGCCTCGCTGGGGGTTCCCGCCGACCGCGCGCTGTACGTCGGCGACTCGCTTTCCTACGACGTGGCCGGGGCCCACAACGCCGGACTGGCGGCCGCCTACCTCGACGACGGCGACGGCCCCGACCCCTATAGCCCGGAGTACGTGCTCGAATCGCTCGCCGACCTCCCCCCGATACTCCGGTGA
- a CDS encoding phosphotransferase family protein → MNESLATGIVGQHYSRRTVVGVEPVAAGHRPTAVVRFADRSPLVVQLSATIEAVRTEATLVSAVRDRTDVPVAAVLSTGSHDGRAYAISEFRPGTDLHTTFADSPPTVRGDIAGQFGRYLGELHTAFAFEGCGELTRASGPAGAEHLVATGDTSDTWLVEYGRRAVERLPVAFDPLRDRLRDCLDAATVDRVTPRLFPWDLRPGNALVADGTVSAVLDWERPMAAPPALALAKAEYLVADWYVDDPAPLRAAFRAGYERVRSLPTVRPVHRVVAIADSAVDSRGGVTNPGYPERERAASVDFHRAALSSALSG, encoded by the coding sequence ATGAACGAGTCGCTGGCCACCGGTATCGTCGGCCAACACTACTCCCGGCGGACGGTCGTCGGGGTGGAACCTGTGGCGGCCGGACACCGACCGACCGCCGTGGTTCGGTTCGCCGACCGCTCGCCGCTGGTCGTCCAGCTCTCGGCGACCATCGAGGCGGTCCGGACCGAGGCGACCCTCGTGTCGGCAGTCCGTGACCGAACCGACGTGCCAGTGGCGGCGGTGCTTTCGACTGGTAGCCACGACGGGCGGGCCTACGCCATCAGCGAGTTCCGGCCGGGGACGGACCTGCATACGACGTTCGCCGACAGTCCGCCGACCGTACGAGGCGACATCGCGGGGCAGTTCGGCCGGTATCTCGGGGAATTACACACGGCGTTCGCGTTCGAGGGCTGTGGCGAACTGACCCGAGCATCGGGTCCAGCGGGTGCGGAACACCTCGTCGCTACTGGTGATACGTCGGACACGTGGCTCGTCGAGTACGGTCGCCGGGCCGTCGAACGATTGCCCGTAGCGTTCGACCCCCTGCGGGACCGACTGCGGGACTGTCTCGACGCTGCGACCGTCGACCGGGTGACCCCGCGACTCTTCCCGTGGGACCTCCGTCCCGGTAACGCGCTCGTCGCCGACGGAACCGTCTCGGCCGTCCTCGACTGGGAGCGCCCGATGGCCGCACCGCCCGCGCTGGCGCTGGCCAAGGCCGAGTATCTCGTCGCCGACTGGTACGTCGACGACCCGGCGCCGCTGCGGGCGGCGTTCCGGGCGGGCTACGAGCGCGTGCGGTCGCTCCCGACCGTCCGGCCGGTCCATCGCGTCGTCGCCATCGCCGACAGCGCCGTCGACTCACGGGGCGGGGTGACGAACCCCGGCTATCCGGAGCGTGAGCGGGCGGCGTCGGTCGATTTTCATCGGGCTGCGCTCTCGTCGGCACTCTCCGGGTGA
- a CDS encoding multicopper oxidase domain-containing protein, producing MANPIGAPGRGISRRDFLAAAGAAGALVGLTGCQGTSGAEPSTATPTATQQSGQQPELPTTSPPEVVDVDEQGGSVTLSSTPARHLAHPGESMGGPVELPKVWAFSADDGDPSVPGPILRTTEGEDMEVTFDNTDGLRPHTVHFHAVRKQWEDDGVPTTTGIQINPGESHTYTIPANVPGTHLYHCHYQTHRHIDMGMYGIFRVDPEGYEPADKEYFLTLKEWDSRLNRQMAGMDATYDVRNRRPDTFTINGKSAPRTLHPEDGSPLIVDQGDTVRVHLCNNGYMDHPMHIHNHRFQVVAKDGGIVPEVARHDQDIVSVPPAGRRTIEFEADADPGIYLAHCHKVSHAMNGNSYPGGMVTGVVYRDAMDSDVFAELMDYAGYEG from the coding sequence ATGGCGAATCCTATCGGTGCACCTGGACGGGGTATCTCGCGACGGGACTTTCTGGCAGCGGCCGGCGCCGCCGGGGCGCTCGTGGGCCTGACTGGCTGTCAGGGCACGTCGGGGGCCGAGCCATCGACGGCGACGCCGACGGCGACACAGCAATCGGGCCAGCAGCCGGAGCTGCCGACCACGTCGCCACCCGAAGTCGTCGACGTCGACGAGCAGGGCGGCTCCGTGACGCTGTCGTCGACGCCCGCTCGGCATCTCGCGCATCCGGGCGAGTCGATGGGCGGCCCCGTCGAATTACCGAAGGTCTGGGCCTTCAGCGCCGACGACGGGGACCCCAGCGTCCCCGGACCGATTCTCCGGACCACCGAAGGCGAGGATATGGAGGTGACCTTCGACAACACCGACGGCCTCCGCCCGCACACGGTTCACTTCCACGCGGTCCGCAAACAGTGGGAAGACGACGGGGTCCCGACGACGACGGGCATCCAGATCAATCCCGGCGAGTCACACACGTACACGATTCCGGCGAACGTCCCCGGCACGCATCTGTACCACTGCCACTACCAGACCCACCGGCACATCGATATGGGGATGTACGGCATCTTCCGGGTCGACCCGGAGGGGTACGAACCGGCCGACAAGGAGTACTTCCTGACGCTCAAGGAGTGGGACTCCCGCCTGAACCGGCAGATGGCCGGGATGGACGCGACCTACGACGTGCGGAACCGCCGGCCGGACACCTTCACGATCAACGGGAAGTCCGCGCCACGGACACTCCACCCGGAGGACGGCTCGCCGCTCATCGTGGACCAGGGCGACACCGTCAGGGTCCACCTCTGTAACAACGGCTACATGGACCACCCGATGCACATCCACAACCACAGGTTCCAGGTCGTCGCCAAGGACGGCGGCATCGTCCCGGAGGTGGCTCGACACGACCAGGACATCGTCAGTGTCCCGCCCGCCGGTCGCCGCACCATCGAGTTCGAGGCCGACGCCGACCCGGGCATCTACCTGGCCCACTGTCACAAAGTCAGCCACGCGATGAACGGGAACAGCTACCCGGGCGGCATGGTGACCGGTGTCGTCTACCGGGACGCGATGGACAGCGACGTGTTCGCGGAACTGATGGACTACGCCGGCTACGAGGGCTGA
- a CDS encoding MinD/ParA family ATP-binding protein → MQGAHCLTIAGGKGGCGKTTTAVNTAYALDDAGFDVVVVDTDLAMPNLHTVLGTSHEPTIHDVLADVEPLEAAIDTSDDVAAVYGDPSLDRYTDADPAELKTVCNRLKTAFDVVVLDTGAGVTHATMVPCGLADDVVLVTTAKEHGVADTSRTKEMAEHVDSHIPGVVVTRADDETGREIAERLETSLLAAVPDEPDVFGTEPVVRHAPDSAGAAAYGRVADALADGIDLGGED, encoded by the coding sequence ATGCAAGGGGCCCACTGTCTCACCATCGCCGGTGGCAAGGGCGGCTGTGGCAAGACCACGACGGCCGTCAACACCGCGTACGCGCTCGACGACGCCGGTTTCGACGTCGTCGTCGTCGACACCGACCTGGCCATGCCGAACCTGCATACGGTGCTGGGGACGAGTCACGAACCGACCATACACGACGTGCTGGCCGACGTCGAACCGCTCGAGGCCGCTATCGACACGAGCGACGACGTCGCCGCAGTGTACGGTGACCCCTCGCTCGACCGCTACACGGACGCCGACCCGGCCGAGCTAAAGACGGTCTGTAACCGGCTCAAGACGGCCTTCGACGTGGTCGTCCTCGATACGGGTGCGGGCGTCACGCACGCGACGATGGTCCCCTGCGGGCTGGCCGACGACGTGGTGCTGGTGACCACGGCCAAGGAACACGGCGTGGCCGACACCAGCCGGACGAAAGAGATGGCCGAACACGTCGACAGTCACATCCCCGGTGTCGTCGTCACCCGCGCCGACGACGAGACCGGGCGAGAGATCGCCGAGCGTCTCGAAACGTCGCTGCTCGCCGCGGTGCCGGACGAGCCAGACGTGTTCGGGACCGAACCCGTCGTCAGGCACGCGCCTGATTCGGCCGGCGCCGCCGCCTACGGTCGCGTGGCCGACGCGCTCGCCGACGGCATCGACCTCGGCGGCGAGGACTGA
- a CDS encoding halocyanin domain-containing protein — protein MNATPDRRSFIRAIGAVTVAGAVAGCSGGGDSGNGDGTATGSGSDVPEAVSSYLSETTNFDGSLTDETDSDSVTIDVGAQGNNGAFGFGPAAVKISTGTTVTWEWTGEGSNHNVIAQEGASFESEQSMEEGFSFEQTFEETGVVTYYCGPHETLGMKGALVVE, from the coding sequence ATGAACGCAACTCCCGACCGACGGTCGTTTATCCGAGCAATCGGCGCAGTGACAGTCGCAGGGGCAGTCGCGGGCTGTTCGGGCGGCGGCGATAGCGGTAACGGTGACGGTACGGCCACTGGGAGCGGCAGCGACGTTCCTGAGGCCGTCTCGTCGTATCTCTCCGAGACCACGAACTTCGACGGCTCGCTGACCGACGAGACGGACAGCGATTCGGTGACTATCGACGTGGGTGCGCAGGGCAACAATGGGGCCTTCGGCTTCGGCCCCGCCGCAGTCAAGATATCGACCGGGACGACAGTGACGTGGGAATGGACCGGCGAGGGGAGCAATCACAACGTCATCGCCCAGGAGGGCGCCAGCTTCGAGTCCGAGCAGTCGATGGAAGAGGGCTTTAGCTTCGAGCAGACGTTCGAGGAAACTGGTGTGGTGACCTATTACTGTGGGCCACACGAGACCCTCGGCATGAAGGGCGCCCTCGTCGTCGAATAG
- a CDS encoding aldehyde dehydrogenase family protein, which yields MSVDDTSQSPAERKSAINQRHEQAANEVVPENRQLYIGGEWVPSVSGETFETTDPTTGETLAEVAAGQAEDIDRAVDAAWDAYDEVFSGYSTAQRQAMLEGIADAVEENKEEFARLESLDNGKPITEARIDMDLVIDHFRYFAGIARAHEGRTVDTDDSRHVQTLQEPYGVVGQIIPWNFPLLMAAWKLGPALSAGNCVVLKPAEETPLTVLKLMEEASDIIPDGVVNVVTGFGPDAGEPLSNHGDIRKLAFTGSTEVGSEVMKSAADNITDITLELGGKSPLVVFPDADLEQAVQTTITAIFFNTGECCCAGSRLFVHEDIKDDFLDELAAAADDLTVDDPLLESTDLGPKVTAEQVERTMQYIEKAEAEGAAFVTGGSQPDDEALSDGCFVAPTLIDNIDHDSKAVQEEIFGPVQEVFEWSDYDEMIELANDVDYGLAAGVLTEDLTKAHQCAKDIEAGNIWVNTYNDFPAGQPFGGYKKSGMGRETAQEAVDHYTQTKTVNISLD from the coding sequence ATGTCAGTCGACGACACATCCCAGAGTCCAGCAGAGCGAAAGTCCGCTATCAACCAACGCCACGAGCAGGCCGCAAACGAGGTCGTTCCCGAGAACCGTCAGCTGTACATCGGCGGCGAGTGGGTCCCGAGCGTCTCGGGTGAGACCTTCGAGACGACCGACCCGACCACCGGCGAGACCCTCGCCGAGGTCGCCGCCGGCCAGGCCGAGGACATCGACAGGGCCGTCGACGCCGCCTGGGACGCCTACGACGAGGTGTTCAGCGGCTACTCGACGGCCCAGCGTCAGGCGATGCTCGAGGGCATCGCAGACGCCGTCGAGGAGAACAAAGAGGAATTCGCCCGGCTGGAGTCACTGGACAACGGCAAGCCCATCACCGAGGCCCGCATCGACATGGACCTCGTCATCGACCACTTCCGCTACTTCGCGGGCATCGCCCGCGCTCACGAGGGGCGTACGGTCGACACCGACGACAGCCGCCACGTCCAGACCCTTCAGGAGCCCTACGGGGTCGTCGGCCAGATTATCCCGTGGAACTTCCCACTGTTGATGGCCGCCTGGAAGCTCGGCCCGGCGCTCTCGGCCGGGAACTGCGTTGTCCTCAAACCCGCCGAGGAGACACCCCTGACCGTTCTGAAGCTGATGGAGGAAGCGAGCGATATCATCCCCGACGGCGTGGTAAACGTCGTCACCGGCTTCGGACCAGACGCCGGCGAGCCCCTCTCGAACCACGGGGACATCCGCAAACTCGCGTTCACCGGGTCGACCGAGGTCGGCAGCGAGGTGATGAAAAGCGCCGCCGACAACATCACCGACATCACGCTGGAGCTGGGCGGGAAGAGCCCGCTCGTCGTGTTCCCCGACGCCGATCTGGAGCAGGCGGTCCAGACGACCATCACGGCCATCTTCTTCAACACCGGCGAGTGCTGCTGTGCCGGCTCGCGGCTGTTCGTCCACGAGGATATCAAAGACGACTTTCTCGACGAACTCGCCGCGGCGGCCGACGACCTCACCGTCGACGACCCGCTGCTCGAGTCGACGGACCTCGGGCCGAAGGTCACCGCCGAGCAGGTCGAGCGGACGATGCAGTACATCGAGAAAGCGGAGGCAGAGGGGGCGGCCTTCGTCACCGGCGGGAGCCAGCCCGACGACGAGGCCCTCTCGGATGGCTGTTTCGTCGCGCCGACGCTCATCGATAACATCGACCACGACAGCAAGGCCGTCCAGGAGGAAATCTTCGGCCCAGTCCAGGAAGTGTTCGAGTGGAGTGACTACGACGAGATGATAGAACTCGCCAACGACGTCGACTACGGCCTGGCCGCCGGCGTCCTCACCGAGGACCTCACGAAAGCCCACCAGTGTGCCAAGGACATCGAGGCCGGCAACATCTGGGTCAACACCTACAACGACTTCCCGGCCGGCCAGCCCTTCGGTGGCTACAAGAAGTCGGGGATGGGTCGCGAGACAGCACAGGAGGCCGTCGACCACTACACCCAGACCAAGACGGTCAACATCAGCCTGGACTGA
- the cmk gene encoding (d)CMP kinase: protein MLITVSGPAGSGKSTLAGNLADALDYEHVSGGDIFRDLAEDRGMTPLELNKAAEEDDQIDRDLDRRLRDIAAEREDLVLESRLAGWMAGEHADMKLWLTAPLDARAGRIAEREEKSVEQARTETEERSESEAQRYAEYYDIDFADLSIYDLAINTARWDPEGTLNIALNAVDAYDAAVDEGKTPVEGIRYEF, encoded by the coding sequence ATGTTGATTACCGTCTCCGGCCCCGCGGGCAGCGGGAAGAGCACACTCGCCGGGAACCTGGCGGATGCGCTGGACTACGAGCACGTCTCCGGCGGTGATATCTTCCGTGACCTGGCCGAGGACCGCGGGATGACGCCCCTGGAACTGAACAAGGCCGCAGAGGAGGACGACCAGATAGACCGGGACCTCGACCGGCGGCTGCGCGACATCGCCGCCGAGCGCGAGGACCTCGTCCTGGAGTCCCGACTCGCGGGCTGGATGGCCGGCGAGCACGCCGACATGAAGCTCTGGCTCACCGCGCCACTCGATGCCCGCGCCGGCCGTATCGCCGAGCGGGAGGAAAAGTCCGTCGAGCAGGCCCGCACCGAGACCGAGGAGCGAAGCGAGAGCGAGGCCCAGCGCTACGCCGAGTACTACGACATCGACTTCGCGGACCTCTCTATCTACGACCTCGCTATCAACACCGCCCGCTGGGACCCCGAGGGGACCCTGAACATCGCGCTCAACGCCGTCGACGCCTACGACGCGGCCGTCGACGAGGGCAAGACGCCGGTCGAAGGCATCCGCTACGAGTTCTGA
- a CDS encoding RNA-guided pseudouridylation complex pseudouridine synthase subunit Cbf5 — protein sequence MMVRAPPEERPVPDLLSFGVVNLDKPPGPSAHQVAAWVRDATGQDRVAHGGTLDPKVTGCLPILLGDAARAARIFDDAVKEYVAVLELHESAPPDFESVVAQFEGDIYQKPPRKSAVKRQLRTRRIHDLDVLEQADRRALLRVRCASGTYIRKLCHDIGLALGTGAHMGDLRRTATGQFDDRSLVSMHDLVDALAFAEDGDEGELREFVQPAERALDHLPRLVVAPSAAEAIADGAPVYAPGVIDSEASEVGEVTPTEGELVGVFTPNGAAVALGTLVGAPDAESGTVADLERVLV from the coding sequence CTGATGGTCCGCGCCCCGCCCGAGGAGCGACCCGTCCCGGACCTGCTTTCTTTCGGCGTCGTCAACCTCGACAAACCGCCCGGCCCGTCGGCCCACCAGGTCGCGGCGTGGGTCCGCGACGCCACCGGCCAGGACCGCGTCGCCCACGGCGGGACCTTAGACCCCAAGGTCACGGGCTGTCTCCCGATTCTGCTCGGTGACGCCGCCCGCGCCGCGCGCATCTTCGACGACGCCGTCAAGGAGTACGTCGCGGTGCTGGAACTGCACGAGAGCGCCCCGCCGGACTTCGAGTCGGTGGTCGCCCAGTTCGAGGGCGACATCTACCAGAAGCCACCCCGCAAGAGCGCGGTCAAGCGCCAGCTCCGGACCCGCCGGATTCACGACCTCGATGTGCTCGAACAGGCCGACCGTCGCGCCCTGCTTCGCGTGCGGTGTGCCTCGGGCACCTACATCCGGAAGCTCTGTCACGACATCGGGCTGGCGCTTGGCACCGGCGCGCACATGGGCGACCTGCGACGGACGGCCACCGGCCAGTTCGACGACCGCTCACTGGTGTCGATGCACGACCTCGTCGACGCACTGGCCTTCGCCGAGGACGGTGACGAGGGCGAGCTGCGCGAGTTCGTCCAGCCCGCCGAGCGGGCGCTTGACCACCTTCCCCGGCTCGTCGTCGCGCCGAGCGCGGCCGAGGCCATCGCCGACGGCGCGCCGGTGTACGCGCCCGGCGTTATCGATTCGGAGGCGTCTGAGGTCGGTGAAGTGACGCCGACCGAGGGCGAGCTGGTCGGCGTCTTCACGCCCAACGGCGCTGCGGTGGCGCTCGGGACACTGGTCGGGGCCCCCGACGCGGAGTCAGGGACTGTGGCCGACCTGGAGCGAGTGCTGGTGTGA